A genomic segment from Nitratiruptor sp. YY08-10 encodes:
- a CDS encoding GNAT family N-acetyltransferase, with translation MKNRFLIRTYNDIEFFKPVQSFLEKLCEIVSFPRKERDELIEAVWELFENAVEHAYEKDEEGIIEIECELFHNGIKVDVKDKGLPFDPKILQQVPLDLKEKNRGLNRVYLLVDSFKYFNLGLGGKKFSVIKYVPLHLRLQEDIPFYSDIGDDLDRIAKEHLKDRLVVRSFQEGDEVGIARLIYKNYGYTYFKDIFYFPEKIVQKERSGAIHSIVAQVEDKIVGHFALVIVPNSNTAEIGIAVVDPKFKGMGIMKAMFEKLIQKAKELHLSALFGEAITFHPYSQKANARFGFVPTALQLGELHQMVRLKGHKYPFRDTRGAAVVEYLVFNRAKRKIFIPKRYKDWIEKTYALCQVPFEIAKKAKEKEQIAVEHNPAFNIATIVIDGAKGFEKRATVIFEEAVKKHPDMVYADICLASVANIDEVVEALRKLGFFYCGVLFLRRNEKDYLRMQLELAENIEEQNIVCYSDFCKALHQFILLDKRDV, from the coding sequence GTGAAAAATAGATTTTTGATTCGAACCTATAATGATATAGAGTTTTTTAAACCGGTTCAAAGTTTTTTGGAAAAGCTTTGCGAAATAGTCTCTTTTCCAAGAAAAGAGCGTGATGAATTGATTGAGGCGGTTTGGGAGCTTTTTGAAAATGCGGTTGAACATGCCTATGAGAAAGATGAAGAGGGTATTATCGAGATTGAATGTGAGCTCTTTCATAATGGTATCAAAGTGGATGTCAAAGATAAAGGCCTTCCTTTTGATCCAAAAATTTTACAGCAGGTACCATTAGATCTCAAAGAGAAAAATAGAGGTCTTAACCGCGTCTATTTGCTTGTGGATAGCTTTAAATATTTTAATTTGGGGCTTGGTGGGAAAAAGTTTTCTGTTATTAAATATGTCCCATTGCATCTGCGCCTTCAAGAGGATATCCCTTTTTATAGCGATATAGGAGACGATCTTGACAGAATAGCAAAAGAGCATCTCAAAGATAGACTCGTTGTAAGAAGTTTTCAAGAAGGGGATGAAGTAGGTATTGCTAGGCTTATTTATAAAAATTATGGCTATACATACTTTAAAGATATTTTCTATTTTCCCGAAAAGATTGTACAAAAAGAGCGAAGCGGTGCAATCCATTCAATTGTCGCGCAAGTTGAGGACAAGATCGTTGGTCATTTTGCCCTTGTCATAGTGCCAAACTCAAATACGGCTGAAATCGGCATTGCAGTTGTGGACCCAAAATTTAAGGGAATGGGGATCATGAAGGCGATGTTTGAGAAACTCATTCAAAAGGCAAAAGAGCTTCATCTTAGTGCCCTCTTTGGAGAGGCTATCACCTTTCATCCTTACAGCCAAAAAGCAAACGCCAGGTTTGGTTTTGTCCCTACCGCTTTGCAGCTTGGAGAACTGCACCAGATGGTGCGCTTAAAAGGGCACAAATACCCGTTTCGAGATACAAGAGGTGCAGCGGTTGTCGAGTATCTGGTTTTTAATAGAGCAAAACGAAAAATATTTATCCCAAAACGATATAAAGATTGGATAGAAAAGACCTATGCATTGTGTCAGGTACCTTTTGAAATTGCAAAGAAGGCAAAAGAAAAAGAGCAGATTGCTGTTGAACACAATCCCGCCTTTAATATTGCAACGATTGTGATTGATGGTGCAAAAGGATTTGAAAAAAGAGCTACTGTTATCTTTGAAGAGGCAGTGAAGAAGCATCCTGATATGGTATACGCTGATATCTGTTTGGCAAGTGTGGCAAATATTGATGAGGTAGTCGAGGCATTACGAAAGCTTGGATTTTTTTATTGTGGTGTTTTGTTTTTACGCAGGAACGAAAAAGATTATTTGAGGATGCAGCTGGAGCTTGCTGAAAATATCGAAGAGCAAAATATCGTCTGTTATAGTGACTTTTGCAAAGCGTTGCATCAGTTTATCTTACTGGATAAAAGAGATGTTTAA
- a CDS encoding M20 family metallopeptidase: MKHSEIEKKLFKIIDGLKDKVIHVRRDIHKHPELSHHEEHTKYLVKGILEIEGYGIKEFETHHGVVADLVVDENKPFVAIRADMDALPIQEQNEKPYASEVPGVMHACGHDAHTAIAVGAAIAFAHVKDELPCNIRFIFQPSEEVSDGGAEEMIRDGALENVKAIFGLHVYPYLMTGQIGYKYGVMMASADTFEIEVFGKSAHGARPHEGVDAILVASMCVNSLNHIISRRIDPLHPAVISLGTIEGGTAPNIICDHVKLTGTVRTVNEKVRKKIPAMMEDTIYGICHSMGAKYNFHYDYGNPELINDDRAVDIIVEVAKEIIGETNVIDLKDPVMGGEDFSRYLEIVPGAFFRLGVCNPKKGTCVAQHNPKFDVDEDALPIGMKILSVAALRAMGEFCEK; encoded by the coding sequence ATGAAGCATTCAGAGATAGAAAAAAAGCTTTTCAAAATCATTGATGGCCTCAAAGATAAAGTGATCCATGTACGAAGGGACATCCACAAACATCCTGAACTCTCCCATCATGAAGAGCATACCAAATATCTGGTTAAAGGGATTTTGGAGATTGAAGGGTATGGTATCAAAGAATTCGAAACGCATCATGGTGTAGTAGCCGATTTGGTGGTGGATGAAAATAAACCATTTGTTGCGATTCGAGCCGATATGGATGCTCTGCCGATTCAAGAGCAAAATGAAAAGCCATATGCTAGTGAAGTGCCAGGAGTGATGCATGCATGTGGGCATGATGCCCATACGGCGATAGCAGTGGGAGCCGCCATTGCGTTTGCACATGTAAAAGATGAGCTTCCTTGCAATATCCGCTTTATCTTTCAGCCCTCTGAAGAGGTAAGTGACGGTGGGGCAGAAGAGATGATACGAGACGGTGCATTAGAAAATGTCAAAGCAATTTTTGGTCTCCATGTTTATCCTTATCTCATGACGGGGCAAATAGGCTACAAATATGGGGTTATGATGGCGAGTGCCGATACCTTTGAGATCGAGGTTTTTGGGAAAAGCGCCCATGGAGCGAGACCCCATGAAGGAGTGGATGCGATTTTGGTAGCTTCGATGTGTGTCAATTCGCTCAATCATATCATCTCCAGGCGTATCGATCCTTTGCATCCAGCAGTTATAAGTCTAGGAACGATTGAAGGTGGAACGGCACCAAATATCATTTGCGATCATGTAAAGCTAACGGGAACTGTTCGAACAGTCAACGAAAAGGTAAGAAAAAAGATTCCAGCGATGATGGAAGATACCATTTATGGAATATGCCATTCGATGGGAGCAAAATACAACTTTCATTATGACTATGGCAATCCTGAACTCATCAATGATGACAGAGCAGTTGATATTATCGTTGAGGTGGCAAAAGAGATTATTGGTGAAACAAACGTGATCGATTTGAAAGACCCTGTCATGGGAGGAGAGGATTTTAGCAGATACCTTGAGATTGTTCCGGGGGCGTTTTTTCGCCTAGGGGTATGTAATCCTAAAAAAGGGACTTGTGTAGCCCAGCACAATCCAAAATTTGATGTGGATGAGGATGCTTTGCCGATTGGTATGAAGATTTTAAGTGTAGCAGCCCTAAGGGCAATGGGAGAATTTTGTGAAAAATAG
- a CDS encoding anaerobic ribonucleoside-triphosphate reductase activating protein, producing the protein MSRSGINIYDITPFTLLDFPDTPAAIFWLAGCNMYCPYCHNAEIVQGKNRYPFQKALEFLQKRRGLLEGVVISGGEPTLHPDLQTMCASIKELGFLIKLDTNGSRPEVVQSLLDADLLDFVALDLKAPPYKQTLFASFNLYDRVLQTLRFLLRSSTPFEVRTTVHTDLLEEGDIQYLATLLEKEGYKGPYYIQNFRNAPKTLQPIPEQNRILSTDIPFSIDVRYRNF; encoded by the coding sequence ATGTCTAGAAGTGGTATAAACATCTATGATATTACTCCATTTACTCTTTTAGATTTTCCCGATACGCCGGCTGCCATTTTTTGGTTGGCTGGCTGTAATATGTACTGTCCCTATTGTCACAATGCCGAAATCGTTCAAGGAAAGAACCGATACCCTTTCCAAAAGGCTTTGGAATTTTTACAAAAAAGAAGAGGTCTTTTGGAAGGGGTTGTGATTAGTGGAGGAGAACCGACGTTGCATCCAGATCTGCAAACTATGTGTGCTTCGATCAAAGAGCTTGGATTTTTGATCAAGCTTGATACAAATGGAAGCAGGCCTGAAGTTGTACAGAGTCTCCTGGATGCCGATCTCCTTGATTTTGTTGCCTTGGATCTTAAAGCTCCCCCCTATAAACAGACTCTTTTTGCCAGTTTCAATCTGTATGACCGAGTGCTTCAGACTCTCCGCTTTCTTCTTCGCTCCTCCACCCCCTTCGAAGTACGCACGACGGTTCATACAGATTTGTTAGAGGAAGGGGATATCCAATATCTTGCAACACTCCTTGAGAAAGAGGGGTATAAAGGACCCTACTACATTCAAAACTTCCGAAACGCTCCAAAGACTCTTCAACCTATTCCCGAACAAAACAGAATCTTGTCAACGGATATCCCCTTTTCTATCGATGTTCGATATAGAAACTTTTAA
- the nrdD gene encoding anaerobic ribonucleoside-triphosphate reductase: MRREEILKHLEHKRTKCMVYTRVMGYHRPVESFNIGKKGEHKERKQFKEKRCLEVV, encoded by the coding sequence ATGAGACGAGAAGAGATTTTAAAACACCTAGAACACAAAAGAACAAAATGTATGGTCTATACAAGGGTGATGGGATACCACAGACCAGTAGAGAGTTTCAATATCGGAAAGAAAGGTGAGCATAAAGAGAGAAAGCAGTTTAAAGAGAAGCGATGTCTAGAAGTGGTATAA
- a CDS encoding ribonucleoside triphosphate reductase, with product MELNFPKAIIKRDGSVESFKPYKIEDAIKAAFDSVLVPYDRKVYEAVLIRISFDTVKAVEEIQDIIEYELHRAGYFDVMKSFITYRFLHKMQRERILGLTPDTTFVDTTHAVEEYINKSDWRINANANTGYSNAGLVNNLAGKVIANYWLDKVYSPEEGAAHRNADIHIHDLDCLTGYCAGWSLRVLLNEGFNGVRGRVESKPPNHFRTALGQMANFLGILQSEWAGAQAFSSFDTYLAPYVFKDDLSYEEIKEAIRSFVYNLNVPARWGQSPFTNITIDWTVPKDLADQIPTKNDRHLFEDVADDPKMVAKAKERGADRPTSLTYKHFQKEMNLINRAFYEVMTEGDKSGQPFTFPIPTVNITEDFDWYGENTDILFENTAKIGSSYFQNFIGSQYIIDPVTGERKENPDSYKPNAVRSMCCRLQLDLRELLRRGNGLFGSAEMTGSIGVVTINMARLGYRFKGDKEALFKELARLMDIAKSTLEKKRAFITMLFERGLYPYTKRYLKNFDNHFSTIGVNGMNEMIRNFTDDKYDITDERGIQFAIEILDFMRERLKYYQEETGNLYNLEATPAEGTTYRFAKEDKKRYPDIIQAGFGEHIYYTNSSQIPVGYTDDPFEALELQDELQCKYTGGTVLHLYMSEKVSSAEAARKLVKAVITNYRLPYITVTPLFSVCPKHGYLSGEHEYCPKCDEELIQEYLQKEVS from the coding sequence ATGGAGCTTAACTTTCCTAAAGCGATCATCAAACGAGATGGAAGTGTTGAATCGTTTAAACCATACAAAATAGAAGATGCCATCAAAGCGGCATTTGACAGTGTCTTGGTTCCGTACGACAGAAAAGTGTATGAAGCAGTACTTATTCGTATCAGCTTCGATACTGTAAAAGCCGTAGAAGAGATTCAGGATATTATCGAATACGAACTGCATCGAGCAGGCTATTTTGATGTGATGAAATCTTTCATCACCTACCGCTTTTTGCACAAGATGCAAAGAGAGCGTATTTTAGGACTTACACCAGATACCACATTTGTCGATACCACCCATGCAGTGGAAGAGTATATCAACAAAAGTGATTGGCGGATCAATGCCAATGCCAATACCGGTTACTCCAATGCGGGACTTGTGAATAATTTGGCCGGAAAAGTAATCGCAAACTACTGGCTTGATAAAGTGTATAGTCCCGAAGAGGGAGCCGCGCACAGAAATGCCGATATCCACATCCACGATTTAGACTGTTTGACAGGATACTGTGCCGGTTGGAGCTTGAGGGTCCTGCTTAATGAAGGATTTAATGGTGTACGAGGTAGAGTTGAGAGCAAACCACCAAACCATTTTCGAACGGCTCTTGGACAGATGGCAAACTTTTTGGGGATTTTACAGAGTGAATGGGCAGGAGCGCAGGCTTTTAGTTCCTTTGATACCTACCTTGCTCCCTATGTTTTCAAAGATGATCTGAGTTACGAAGAGATAAAAGAGGCGATACGGAGCTTTGTTTACAACCTCAATGTCCCGGCACGATGGGGTCAAAGCCCATTTACCAACATCACGATTGACTGGACCGTTCCAAAAGATTTGGCCGATCAGATCCCAACAAAAAATGACAGGCATCTTTTTGAAGATGTTGCGGATGATCCAAAAATGGTTGCCAAAGCGAAAGAGAGGGGAGCAGACAGGCCAACCTCTTTGACATATAAACATTTTCAAAAAGAGATGAATCTCATTAACAGAGCCTTTTATGAGGTGATGACCGAAGGAGACAAATCGGGGCAACCCTTTACCTTTCCGATTCCAACAGTCAATATCACAGAGGATTTTGACTGGTATGGAGAAAATACCGATATTTTGTTCGAAAATACTGCAAAAATAGGTAGCAGCTATTTTCAAAACTTTATCGGCAGCCAATATATTATCGATCCTGTAACAGGCGAGAGAAAAGAGAACCCTGACAGCTACAAACCCAATGCCGTACGCAGTATGTGCTGCAGGTTGCAACTGGATTTAAGAGAGCTTCTGCGAAGAGGGAACGGTCTTTTTGGCAGTGCAGAGATGACCGGAAGTATCGGAGTTGTGACGATCAATATGGCAAGGCTTGGATATCGCTTTAAAGGAGATAAAGAAGCGCTTTTCAAAGAGCTTGCGAGACTCATGGATATTGCAAAAAGCACGTTGGAGAAAAAGCGAGCTTTTATCACGATGCTATTTGAAAGAGGGCTGTATCCCTATACAAAACGGTATCTTAAAAATTTTGATAATCACTTTTCTACCATAGGTGTCAATGGCATGAATGAGATGATACGAAATTTTACTGATGATAAGTATGATATCACTGATGAGCGTGGAATCCAGTTTGCAATAGAGATTTTGGATTTCATGCGAGAGCGGTTGAAATATTATCAAGAAGAGACAGGCAATCTGTATAACCTTGAAGCAACGCCTGCCGAAGGAACAACCTATCGTTTTGCTAAAGAGGATAAAAAACGTTATCCAGACATCATTCAAGCAGGGTTTGGTGAGCATATCTACTATACAAACTCCTCTCAGATCCCGGTAGGTTACACGGATGATCCGTTTGAAGCCCTAGAGTTACAAGATGAATTGCAGTGTAAATATACAGGTGGAACGGTGCTGCATCTGTATATGAGTGAAAAGGTAAGCAGCGCTGAGGCTGCAAGAAAACTTGTAAAAGCTGTGATAACAAACTATCGTTTGCCTTATATTACGGTTACGCCTTTGTTCAGCGTCTGTCCGAAACATGGGTATTTGAGTGGAGAGCATGAGTATTGTCCAAAATGTGATGAAGAACTGATTCAAGAGTATCTACAAAAGGAGGTTTCATGA
- a CDS encoding hydantoinase B/oxoprolinase family protein, protein MIKIAIDRGGTFTDIYAIVNDEQIVTKKILSESPLYEDSNSYGIKLILDELGKSWEDIEWIRLGTTVATNALLERKGVDLTFLVTKGFKDILEIRYQNRSDLFALDIKKPKPLYKEVLEVDERIALQNGEPVVAIPLQHIPTPTYKHVAVMLLHSYLHPIHEQKIKEQLSGYEVTLSSAVIPLQKAIDRADTTVVDAYLTPVVRKYVQKILKGVEIDQKRILFIKSDGGLCAPEEFRGVNALLSGPAGGVVALSSIYKGEPLIGFDMGGTSTDVSRYDGKIELKMSDEVAGCNIFYPMVDIHTVAAGGGSRLFEKEGMFVVGPESSGSDPGPVCYGKNGFLSVSDANAVTGRLNPEFLPKIFGKSGKEPLDVEAAKEAFIPLAKKLGKSIEEVSLGFIDVANEHMANAIKEITIKKGYDPKEHTLCVFGGAGAQHAVGVARKLGIRKVFIHRHSGILSAVGIAYADVKKELVAMAGADIDKTFEILEQGYEDFQKQRSVFVRFKGTNNSIEVPYENYEEHFKKRYQEIFGFLPTSDIEIESVKVTLIKPSQKPKRPTISQGVMKPVQYTKVYFDEGWQDVPVFNELKADNNITGPALIALEHSTIVLDAKSKALIDAYGDIMIDVESKETRVIEAAKVALFANRLEFIAKKMGDILQKSARSVNIKERADFSCAIFDEKGDLIVNAPHIPVHLGSMSSVVKSIIAKGYKNATYITNAPYEGGSHLPDITIVTPYMENGKTLFWVASRGHHADIGGKVPGSMPAFSKFLHEEGAIIESLPIVENGVFYEQILRSIFESAGARNIEDNISDIKAQIAANIEGIKSLVELKEELPWFFEAIKAISKKSVEEFFDSIDTVEAEDYLDSGAKIALKVYKAEKIVFDFSASSPQLLGNQNAPFAVLRSAVLYAIRVMLQREIPLNDGLLQEIEIIAPTGTLLNPDKELAVVGGNVTTSQRIVDVIFKAFKVAAASQGCMNNVIIGNERFGYYETIAGGAGATPNGDGASGVHTHMTNTKITDVEVIESRFPMMIEEFSLRAGSGGDGKYKGGDGVKRVYRFLEPVELSLLTERRAFAPYGLAGGQEGKRGENYLIRESRTYTLGGKIHFFAKTGDRLIIQTPGGGGWGKRD, encoded by the coding sequence ATGATCAAAATAGCAATCGATAGAGGGGGAACATTTACCGATATCTATGCCATTGTCAATGATGAACAGATTGTAACAAAAAAGATTTTGAGTGAAAGCCCTTTGTATGAAGACTCCAACAGTTACGGAATCAAGCTAATTTTGGATGAGCTGGGAAAAAGTTGGGAAGATATCGAGTGGATACGGCTTGGAACGACGGTAGCGACAAATGCGTTGCTTGAACGAAAAGGAGTGGATCTAACCTTTTTGGTCACGAAAGGGTTTAAAGATATCCTGGAGATTCGTTATCAAAATAGAAGCGATCTTTTTGCACTGGATATCAAAAAGCCAAAGCCGTTATATAAAGAGGTATTGGAAGTTGATGAGAGAATAGCTTTACAAAATGGCGAACCAGTGGTTGCAATACCTTTACAGCATATACCGACTCCAACATATAAGCATGTAGCGGTGATGCTGCTGCATAGCTACTTACATCCAATCCATGAACAAAAGATAAAAGAGCAATTGAGTGGCTATGAGGTAACACTTTCAAGTGCAGTGATTCCTTTGCAAAAAGCGATCGATAGAGCCGATACAACGGTAGTTGATGCCTATTTGACTCCGGTTGTTCGAAAGTATGTCCAGAAAATCTTAAAAGGTGTGGAGATTGATCAAAAACGAATCCTTTTCATAAAAAGCGATGGAGGACTTTGCGCTCCCGAGGAGTTTCGCGGCGTCAACGCTCTTTTGAGTGGTCCTGCAGGTGGCGTGGTAGCACTCTCCAGTATCTATAAAGGGGAGCCTTTGATAGGCTTTGATATGGGTGGGACCAGTACCGATGTGAGCCGTTATGACGGAAAAATTGAACTTAAAATGAGCGATGAAGTGGCAGGATGCAATATTTTTTATCCGATGGTGGATATCCACACGGTAGCTGCCGGTGGAGGAAGCAGGCTCTTTGAAAAGGAAGGGATGTTCGTTGTAGGTCCCGAGAGCAGTGGAAGTGATCCCGGACCTGTGTGTTACGGAAAAAATGGGTTTTTGAGCGTAAGTGACGCCAATGCCGTTACCGGAAGACTTAATCCAGAGTTTTTGCCAAAAATCTTTGGCAAAAGTGGCAAAGAACCGTTGGATGTGGAGGCTGCGAAAGAAGCTTTTATACCTTTGGCAAAGAAACTTGGCAAATCGATCGAAGAAGTGTCTTTGGGATTTATCGACGTGGCCAATGAGCATATGGCAAATGCCATTAAAGAGATCACCATCAAAAAAGGGTATGATCCAAAAGAGCATACGTTGTGTGTTTTTGGTGGGGCTGGAGCGCAGCATGCTGTAGGGGTTGCTAGAAAACTTGGTATACGGAAGGTTTTCATTCACAGACATAGCGGGATTTTGTCTGCTGTGGGGATAGCGTATGCCGATGTCAAAAAAGAGCTTGTCGCAATGGCCGGTGCGGATATAGACAAAACATTTGAAATATTGGAACAAGGCTATGAGGATTTTCAAAAACAGCGATCTGTTTTTGTTCGCTTTAAAGGAACAAACAACTCCATCGAGGTTCCCTATGAAAACTATGAAGAGCATTTTAAAAAGCGTTATCAAGAGATTTTTGGGTTTTTGCCAACATCGGATATAGAGATAGAAAGCGTAAAGGTCACATTGATAAAACCCTCGCAAAAGCCAAAACGTCCGACAATTTCTCAAGGAGTAATGAAGCCGGTGCAATATACAAAGGTCTATTTTGATGAGGGATGGCAAGATGTACCAGTTTTTAACGAACTCAAAGCAGACAACAATATTACCGGTCCGGCACTCATAGCTTTGGAACACTCTACTATCGTTCTTGATGCAAAAAGCAAGGCATTGATTGATGCATATGGGGATATTATGATCGATGTTGAGAGCAAAGAGACACGAGTGATTGAAGCAGCAAAAGTTGCTCTGTTTGCCAATAGGTTGGAGTTTATTGCCAAAAAGATGGGGGATATTTTGCAAAAGAGTGCTAGAAGTGTCAATATCAAAGAACGGGCCGATTTTAGCTGCGCTATTTTTGATGAAAAAGGCGATTTGATCGTTAACGCCCCGCATATCCCGGTTCATCTAGGTTCTATGAGCAGCGTAGTCAAATCTATCATCGCTAAAGGTTACAAAAATGCTACCTACATCACCAATGCTCCCTATGAAGGAGGATCGCATCTGCCAGATATCACCATTGTGACGCCTTATATGGAAAATGGGAAAACCCTTTTTTGGGTGGCAAGCAGGGGCCATCATGCAGATATTGGAGGCAAAGTTCCTGGTAGTATGCCCGCTTTTTCAAAATTTTTGCATGAAGAGGGTGCGATTATTGAAAGTTTGCCCATTGTAGAAAATGGTGTATTTTATGAGCAGATTTTGCGCTCCATTTTTGAGAGTGCTGGGGCTAGGAATATTGAAGACAATATCAGCGATATCAAAGCACAGATTGCCGCCAATATCGAAGGAATCAAGAGTTTAGTGGAGTTAAAAGAGGAACTTCCTTGGTTTTTTGAGGCGATTAAAGCAATCAGCAAAAAAAGCGTAGAAGAATTTTTTGACTCGATTGACACAGTAGAGGCCGAGGATTATTTGGACAGTGGAGCTAAGATTGCTTTGAAAGTCTATAAAGCAGAAAAGATTGTATTTGATTTTAGCGCTTCAAGTCCACAGCTTCTTGGCAACCAAAATGCTCCTTTTGCGGTACTAAGAAGTGCTGTGCTCTATGCAATTCGTGTGATGCTGCAAAGAGAGATTCCGCTCAATGACGGATTGCTGCAAGAGATTGAGATCATTGCACCAACAGGAACTCTTCTAAATCCAGATAAAGAACTGGCTGTAGTTGGCGGCAATGTGACTACCAGTCAGCGAATTGTCGATGTGATTTTCAAAGCATTTAAGGTAGCTGCTGCGAGTCAAGGATGTATGAACAATGTGATCATTGGAAATGAGCGCTTTGGATATTATGAAACTATTGCTGGAGGAGCTGGAGCGACGCCAAATGGCGACGGGGCGAGCGGAGTGCATACCCATATGACCAATACGAAAATTACCGATGTTGAGGTGATTGAGAGTCGGTTTCCTATGATGATAGAAGAGTTTAGCTTACGAGCTGGTAGTGGTGGAGATGGAAAGTATAAAGGTGGAGATGGAGTGAAACGAGTCTATCGATTTTTGGAGCCAGTTGAGTTGAGCTTGCTAACTGAAAGGCGTGCTTTTGCTCCATATGGACTTGCAGGTGGCCAAGAGGGAAAAAGAGGAGAAAACTATCTTATTCGTGAGAGTAGAACCTATACTCTTGGAGGAAAGATCCACTTTTTTGCAAAAACTGGCGATAGACTCATCATCCAAACCCCCGGGGGAGGGGGCTGGGGGAAAAGAGACTAA
- the pyk gene encoding pyruvate kinase produces MTKIVATIGPSSIEKIDKLILAGVNVFRLNFSHADHKTHKASIKKIRKTAKKLGTKTAILQDISGPKIRIGEVDGILELSKGDKIRLVKTHPKSKYDLTLSYPQIIDDLQVGEYVFFADGTIRTKVIEKDSDSVTLLVKNPGVLSSRKGVNFPHSNLRLSAITPKDEKDLRFGAKEGVDIVAISFVNSAQDIQKARSILAQEGANPWIVAKIETKKAVENLESILQASDGVMVARGDLGIEVGIEKVPVIQKRIIKEANRLAKPVITATQMLLSMVNSPFPTRAEVSDVANAVMDGSDAVMLSDETTVGKYPVEAVQTLRKVINETMSIYPFYKRYEGKDIDAIAGSVADLCRSINPKAIVSFTSSGTTVKSISKYRPSAPIIAVTHDKKTSHKLSLVWGVQNILEMPKIKNPEHLIQKFLDTALREQFLSPGDTVIVTMGSIVGKEGTTNMIRVVEV; encoded by the coding sequence ATGACAAAAATCGTTGCGACAATTGGACCAAGTTCAATTGAAAAAATAGACAAACTCATTCTTGCCGGAGTCAATGTTTTTCGGCTCAACTTCAGTCACGCCGATCACAAAACCCATAAAGCATCTATCAAAAAAATTCGAAAAACGGCTAAGAAACTTGGTACAAAAACAGCCATTTTACAAGATATCAGCGGTCCTAAAATTCGAATCGGCGAGGTTGATGGCATTTTGGAACTCAGCAAAGGCGACAAAATTCGCCTTGTCAAAACACATCCAAAATCAAAATATGACCTGACACTCAGTTATCCACAAATTATTGATGATTTACAAGTTGGCGAGTATGTCTTCTTCGCCGATGGAACCATCCGGACAAAAGTGATCGAAAAAGATAGCGACAGCGTTACACTCCTTGTCAAAAATCCGGGAGTCCTTTCAAGCAGAAAAGGGGTTAACTTTCCCCACTCCAATCTGCGTCTTAGTGCCATTACGCCAAAAGATGAGAAAGATTTACGATTTGGAGCCAAAGAGGGTGTGGATATCGTTGCAATCAGTTTTGTCAACAGTGCCCAAGATATCCAAAAAGCACGTTCCATTCTAGCCCAAGAGGGAGCAAATCCATGGATTGTTGCCAAGATAGAAACCAAAAAAGCGGTGGAAAACCTTGAATCGATTTTGCAAGCAAGCGATGGGGTTATGGTGGCAAGAGGAGATCTTGGCATTGAAGTTGGAATTGAAAAGGTACCTGTAATTCAAAAGCGAATCATCAAAGAGGCCAATCGATTAGCAAAACCTGTGATTACTGCAACACAGATGCTACTTTCTATGGTCAATTCTCCTTTTCCAACACGAGCGGAAGTCAGTGATGTAGCCAATGCAGTAATGGATGGAAGCGATGCGGTGATGCTCAGTGATGAAACAACGGTGGGGAAATATCCGGTCGAAGCGGTACAGACCCTTCGAAAAGTAATCAATGAGACAATGAGTATCTACCCATTTTACAAACGCTATGAAGGGAAAGATATTGATGCCATTGCAGGAAGTGTAGCGGATCTATGCCGTTCGATAAATCCAAAAGCCATAGTCTCCTTTACAAGCAGCGGCACAACGGTCAAAAGTATATCCAAATATCGCCCAAGTGCTCCTATCATCGCTGTTACACACGATAAAAAGACTTCCCATAAACTCTCACTGGTTTGGGGAGTACAAAACATTTTGGAGATGCCAAAAATAAAAAATCCAGAGCACCTCATCCAAAAGTTTTTGGATACGGCCCTTCGAGAGCAGTTTCTCTCACCAGGCGATACAGTTATCGTTACCATGGGGAGTATCGTGGGAAAAGAGGGAACTACCAATATGATACGGGTGGTTGAGGTGTAG